Proteins co-encoded in one Streptomyces sp. NBC_01283 genomic window:
- a CDS encoding nicotinate phosphoribosyltransferase, translating into MNTADLGLPVDVPSTALFTDHYELTMLQAALKAGTADRRSVFEVFTRRLPEGRRYGVVAGTGRVLDAVENFRFDADVIGFLRERRVVDEETLQWLASYRFGGDIWGYPEGEVYFPGSPILRVEGSFAECVLLETVILSILNHDSAIAAAASRMASAAGERPLIEMGARRTHELAAVAASRAAYVGGFTTTSDLAAGFRYDIPTVGTSAHAFTLLHDNERDAFRAQVDSLGPGTTLLVDTYDVTEAVRTAVEVAGPELGAVRIDSGDLLLVAHRVRDQLDELGATKTKIVVTSDLDEYAIASLAAAPVDAYGVGTQLVTGSGHPTCSMVYKLVARAHSADPKAPLEPVAKKSLGAKSSVGGRKWAARRPDEHGVAEAEVIGTGAVPVELADHQLLVELVKGGEVVAREPLDTVRDRHAAARARLPLSATQLSKGEAVIPTEYI; encoded by the coding sequence ATGAACACAGCGGACCTTGGGCTGCCGGTGGATGTTCCGTCGACCGCGCTCTTCACGGATCACTACGAGCTCACGATGCTGCAGGCCGCGCTGAAGGCCGGCACCGCCGACCGGCGCTCCGTCTTCGAGGTCTTCACGCGCAGACTGCCCGAGGGGCGCCGCTATGGAGTGGTGGCCGGCACGGGCCGGGTCCTGGACGCCGTGGAGAACTTCCGCTTCGACGCCGACGTCATCGGGTTCCTGCGCGAGCGCCGTGTCGTGGACGAGGAGACCCTGCAGTGGCTCGCCTCGTACCGCTTCGGCGGCGACATCTGGGGCTATCCGGAGGGCGAGGTCTACTTCCCGGGCTCGCCGATCCTGCGCGTCGAGGGCTCCTTCGCGGAGTGCGTGCTCCTGGAGACGGTGATCCTCTCCATCCTCAACCACGACTCGGCGATCGCGGCCGCCGCATCCCGGATGGCCTCGGCCGCCGGGGAGCGCCCGCTGATCGAGATGGGCGCCCGCCGCACGCACGAGCTCGCGGCCGTCGCCGCCTCGCGCGCCGCGTACGTCGGCGGCTTCACCACCACGTCCGACCTGGCGGCCGGCTTCCGCTACGACATCCCCACGGTCGGCACGTCGGCCCACGCCTTCACCCTGCTGCACGACAACGAACGCGACGCCTTCCGGGCCCAGGTCGACTCGCTCGGCCCCGGCACGACCCTGCTCGTCGACACGTACGACGTGACCGAGGCCGTCCGTACCGCCGTCGAGGTGGCCGGGCCCGAGCTCGGCGCCGTGCGCATCGACTCCGGTGACCTGCTCCTGGTCGCGCACCGGGTGCGCGACCAGCTGGACGAGCTCGGCGCGACGAAGACGAAGATCGTCGTGACCTCCGACCTCGACGAGTACGCCATCGCCTCGCTCGCCGCGGCGCCCGTGGACGCGTACGGCGTGGGCACGCAGCTCGTCACCGGGTCCGGGCACCCGACCTGCTCGATGGTCTACAAACTGGTGGCCCGCGCCCACTCGGCGGACCCCAAGGCCCCGCTTGAGCCGGTGGCCAAGAAGTCGCTGGGCGCCAAGTCGTCGGTGGGCGGCCGCAAGTGGGCCGCCCGGCGGCCCGACGAGCACGGGGTCGCCGAGGCCGAGGTGATCGGCACGGGTGCGGTGCCCGTGGAGCTCGCCGACCACCAGCTCCTCGTCGAGCTGGTCAAGGGCGGTGAGGTGGTGGCGCGCGAGCCGCTGGACACCGTGCGCGACCGGCACGCGGCGGCGCGGGCGCGGCTTCCCCTGTCGGCCACGCAGCTGTCGAAGGGCGAGGCCGTCATTCCGACGGAATACATCTGA
- a CDS encoding DUF2017 domain-containing protein, which yields MPGQFEAIPGGGAAVALDEVEISIIRSLAVQLLELIGPGPAEDASDDPLAELFAEGPSEPPTDPVLQRLLPDAYGGPGSEKADEDELRAYSSEFRRFTENDLRAKKRDDALVVIRSLDAMTSTGEGGAVLKLSADESRHWLGALNDLRLAIGARLEVADEEDTDLLYQLPDSDPRKPMVMAYLWLGGLQETLVATLIG from the coding sequence ATGCCAGGACAATTCGAAGCCATTCCCGGGGGCGGCGCGGCCGTCGCGCTCGACGAGGTCGAGATCTCGATCATCCGGTCGCTCGCCGTGCAGCTCCTGGAGCTGATCGGTCCCGGCCCCGCCGAGGACGCTTCCGACGACCCTCTCGCGGAGCTGTTCGCGGAGGGCCCCAGCGAGCCGCCCACCGACCCGGTCCTCCAGCGGCTGCTGCCCGACGCGTATGGCGGTCCCGGCAGTGAGAAGGCGGATGAGGACGAACTGCGCGCGTACTCCTCGGAGTTCAGGCGCTTCACCGAGAACGACCTGCGGGCCAAGAAGCGCGACGACGCCCTCGTGGTGATCCGCAGCCTGGACGCCATGACGTCGACGGGCGAGGGCGGCGCCGTCCTGAAGCTGTCCGCCGACGAGTCGCGGCACTGGCTCGGCGCGCTCAACGACCTCCGCCTCGCGATCGGCGCCCGCCTGGAGGTGGCCGACGAGGAGGACACGGACCTCCTCTATCAGCTGCCGGACTCCGACCCGCGCAAGCCGATGGTGATGGCCTACCTCTGGCTCGGCGGTCTGCAGGAGACGCTGGTCGCCACCCTCATCGGTTAG
- the clpS gene encoding ATP-dependent Clp protease adapter ClpS: protein MGQVSTAPAEITRPESAEETFAVPEPDVPWITLVHNDPVNLMSYVTYVFQSYFGYSKEKATKLMMDVHHKGRAVVSTGSREEMERDVQAMHGYGLWATLQQDRK from the coding sequence ATGGGACAGGTGAGTACGGCTCCCGCAGAGATCACCCGCCCCGAATCGGCCGAAGAGACCTTCGCCGTCCCGGAGCCGGATGTCCCATGGATCACGCTCGTCCATAACGACCCGGTCAATTTGATGAGTTACGTGACCTATGTGTTCCAGTCCTACTTCGGGTACTCGAAGGAGAAGGCCACGAAGCTGATGATGGACGTCCATCACAAGGGCCGCGCGGTCGTCTCCACCGGCTCCCGGGAGGAGATGGAACGCGACGTACAGGCCATGCACGGATACGGTCTGTGGGCCACCCTCCAGCAGGACCGGAAGTAG